The Falco biarmicus isolate bFalBia1 chromosome 13 unlocalized genomic scaffold, bFalBia1.pri SUPER_13_unloc_2, whole genome shotgun sequence genome contains the following window.
TCCAGACCAGGATCCAGAGGGCTGGTCCTCACtgcagaggagagaagaaaccatgaccagccccaccaccacctccaccaaCCCACCACCCTCCCAGGCATGCCAGCTGGACCAGACACCCCAACCGGGCACCCAACCTCCAAGCCATGAAGATGCCACCGATGCTCACCTTGAAGCCATGCCAGGTCTCAATCTCATGGAAGAGGGAGTTGCCCGGGCAGTTGGTGTGACCCATCTGGCGGTGGCCACGTAAGGTGTAGTTGGGATGGAGCCGGCCAGTCCTCACGGCGCAGGGCAGGAGATTGTCCCGCACCAGGGCAATGGCATCACGGTCTGGCAAGGTGGTCGAGAAGTCTCCAACGTAGCTGATGCCGTAGCCTTTGGTGTTGTAGCCTTTGGTGTGGGCACCCACCCAGTGCCAACCTCGACCTTGGTACAGGTACCCATCCGACCCCACCACAAAGCTGCAAGCACCCACGGGTCAACCTGAGCCACCCAGGGATGGGTGGTGGGGACCACGGTGGGGTGATGGTGACAGGGTCTCACCTGTAGCCGATGTCATCCCAACCACGGGTGTCCTGGTGGAAGCGTTGCATGGCACGCATGGCACGGGCGCAGGCGGTGAAGGTGCGGCACGGAGTGCTGGGTATGAAGGTGTGATGGATATAGACGGAGCCCAAGGGGAGGGTCAACGGTTTGGGGGTGCCCCGGTAGGGACGGGCACCCCACATGCACCGGGGCATGATGGCTGGGCACGCTGCGAGGGAAGGCAGGTGGTGGAGGAAGGGGACATGCCTGGTCCCATGGGCGGTTGGACCCATGGCAGTGTCCCCTGGGGGTCTTGGGGACATGGAGCATCTGCCCAGCTGAGGGACACCTTGGCCTGGGACATGATGGTGTCCCCCTGAGGTCCCCTCATCTAGGGGTAACTGAGGACATactggtgtccagccaggggACATGgtggtgtccagccagggcaCACAGCGGTGGTGGCCACCATGCCAAGCCACATGTCACCACTGAGCTCTCAAAGCTTGACTCCCCTCGGTGCCACCTACACAGCGGTGCCACCAGAgaccccacccccacccaggGTGCAGCTCTCCACCCACCCTCCcacccaatttttttttttggggggggacaGAAGATCTGCTCCCACCACCCAGTGCCACCTCCCTACCCACATAGACCTCCGTGAAGTCCCTTGCTGCTTGGCGAGCAATGGCCACCACCTCCTCCGGCTCCACGTCCTCCAGGAGCTCCCGCGTGGgtggcagcacctgcagcaccctcagcatcgccgccacctcctcctccagcttctTCGGTGCCACCAGTGCCCCAAAATCTCGCCGCCGGTAACTGCTGGGTGGTAGCCCCTTCTCCGTGCCGTTGCCTGTCCCATAGTAGCCCCGGAGGAGATCGGCGAGTGGGATGGGTGCTTGGGCCAGCTGGGCACCCAACAGCACCCCATCCATCGCCGCGTTGGCGACGGCATcggggatgggggaggggggtccCAGCAGGGTGTAGTTTTGGGGGTCATTGACGTCATCCCAACAGCCGGCGGGTCCCAGCGCCGGCCGGTGGCCACCACTGTCACGGGCCAAGAGGAAGGATGTCCCCAAGGCTTCGGTGATGGTGACGGCGTAGAGCGCATCGACGGGTGGCTCCAGGGTGGGGACAGCCCACCCCAACGCCCGCCTGAGGCCAACCTCGATGCCGGCAAGGAGGGGTCCCAGGGTGACGGTGGAGCCGTCGGGTGCCAGCACCGCGCCGCGCTCGGGCGCTGTGGTGTCGTGGTGGAGGAGTTGGGTGAAGAGCAGCCACTGCTCGCGGCTGAGCATTGGTGGAGCTGGTGGGACAGTGGGTGGGTGGCCCAGCACTGCGCGGCACCCCGGGGTGCTGCAGGCACCCAGTGCCCGCGCCAGCTCCGGCACGACGCCGGTGAAGCCGCGGCTGGTTGACTCCAGGGCTTCCACCATCTCCACCACGGAGTCCATGTGGCGCGGTGGGAGACCTGCAACAGGGGACAGGGGGACCTGcaggggcacccatgggtgcaggGGGTGGCTGGAGTGtcctggggtgggtgggggggcttggggtggggggatgtgCCCGAAACAGGGGGGATGCACCCAAACTTTGGGGGGATGCACCCAAAAAACAGGGGGAATGCACCCAAAATGGGAGGGAAAGCacccagaaaaaggaaaatgcaccCAAAACTGGATGAATGCAGCTGAAACTGGGTGCAAGCACccaaaacaaaagctaaaatTGGGGTGAAAGCACACAAAACTGAGTGAATGCACCCAAAATGGGAGGGAAAGCACCCAAAACTGGGTGAAAGCACCCAAAACTGGGCAAATGCACCTAAAATTGGGTGAAAGCACCCATAACTGGAGGGAAAGCACCCAAAACTGGGTGAAAGCACCTAAAACCGGGTGAAAGCACCCAAAACCGGGtgaaaacaccccaaaacaaggcaaaaacccccaaaatcagGACGACCgcacctgctgccagcacccagaaCCCAAATCCCCCCAAAACTGGGtgcagcccccacccccgccccacccACGTGGGCACGAATTTGGGCTCAAATCGCCCTaattaggggggaaaaaaacaaccaactgGAGGGATTTTGGCTCGAAAACGGGCTTGGAGAAGCCACTGCGGTTGGCACATGTGTGGTGGTGTGTTGGAGCGTGTTGTGGCATGTCGCTGCACCTCGGGGTGCGTCGTGATGTATTGTGGTATGTGGTGATGTGTTATGGCATGTTGTGGCATGTCGTGGCATGTTGTGGTATGTTATAGGGTGTTGTGGGGTGTTGCCTTGGCGTgtcgtggtgtgctgtggtatGTTATGTGATGTCGTGATGTGTCGTGGCGTGTTGTGGTATGTTATGGGGTGTTGCGGGGTGTTGCCATGGCGTGTCATGGCATGTCGTGGTATGTTACGGGGTGTTGTGGGGTGTTGCCGTGGCGTGTTGCAGTATGTAACGGGGTGTTGTGGGGTGTTGTTGTGACGTGTCGCGGCGTGTCGTGGTATGTTACCGGGTGTTGTGGGGTGTTGCCGTGGCGTGTTGCAGTATGTAACGGGGTGTTGTGGGGTGTTGTTGTGACGTGTCGCGGCGTGTCGTGGTATGTTATGGGGTGTTGTGGGGTGTTGCCGTGGCATGTTGCAGTATGTAACGGGGTGTTGTGGGGTGTTGTTGTGACGTGTCGCGGCGTGTCGTGGTATGTTATGGGGTGTTGTGGGGTGTTGCCGTGGCGTGTTGTGGCGTGCCGCGGTATGTTACAGGGTGTTGCCGTGGGGCGTGTCGCGGTGTGGCGTGGGGTGTGCCTACCTGCGGTGTGCTGGGCGCAGAGGCTCAGCACCAGGAGCCAGGGGATCGTGGTGCAGGACATGGCCCCCGTCGCGGTGTCCCGTGTTGCGGCCGCGCTGGACTTTGTCCCTGCACCCAGGCCCCGATGTcaccgggggtggggggggacacggggcgGGGCAGGGTGGCACATGTGTGTGTGGTGTCAGTGCTTCCAGCGGGGCAGCACACATGTGTTTGGGGGGGGGTAAcacgggggaggggggggggggggaggggctaCACACGTGTGCATGCGTGTGCGCATGTGCatatgtacatgtgtgtgcattGCATGTGCACGGGGTGCGTGTGCAGACATATGGTGCATGGAGGGTTGTGCGTGCATACGTGTGCACACATGTGTACACGTGGTTGGGGGGTGCACAGGGTGTGTGCATGCGCTCTTGCATGCGTGCAAACACGTGTGAGCCCATGGCATTGCCATGTGTGCCCATGGCATTGGCATGTGTGTGCAGGCAAAGGATACAtgtgtgcacacgtgtgtgcatgtgcatgcagaggggtgtgtgtgccACAAGGGGGGTGGCATGGTCAAGGGGTggcagctgggggaggggacAGTGGGGACAGGGTGGTGGCATCTGGGGGGACAGTGGTGACAGGGAGGTGGCACCTGTGGGGGGACAGTGGGGTGGCATCTGGGGGGACATTGGGGACCAGGGGGGGTGGCACCtggggggacagggaggtgacAAAGTGGTGGCACCCTGGGACAATGTCCCCAGGACACACGTTGCCACAAAGCCACCAGGCTGCGCGCGATGCCACCCGTCGTGGGGACACGTGACACGGTGGTGCCACCCAACCTTTGCCCTGTCCCCAGGCGGCGGGTGCCATGGCGGTGGCCTGGGCGCTGTGTcccctgggggtgctggccgtcatcaccctgctgctggccctgctgctgcggTGGCTTTGGGATGTCGTGGTCACTGTCACCCGCTTCGGAGCCACCTGCCACCAACTGCGCCGCTTCCCCCGGCCGccatggcagagctggctgctgggtCACACTGGCATGGTGAGGGGACAGCGGCGGGGACAACGGGGGTGGCACCTGGAGGGGAGTGGGGACAGGGGGGGTGGCACCTCAAAGGGAAAgcggggacggggggggggtGTGGCACCTGGGGCGACACTGGGGACAGTGGGGGGACAGTGGTGACAGGTTGGTGGCACCTGGGGGGGACATTTGGGACAGGGGGGTGGCATCTTGGGGGGGACAGTGgtgaaaggggggggggctCCTCAGGGGGACAGTGGGGACAGGGGGGTGGCACCTGGGTGGGGGACAGTGGGGACAGCGGGGGTGGCATCTGGGGGGACATTGGGGACAGGGGGGTGGCATCTGGGTGGGGGACAGTGGGGACAGCGGGGGTGGCATCTGGGGGGACAGTGGGGAGAGGGTGGTGGCGTCTGGGTGGGGGACAGTGGGGACAGCGGGGTGGCATCTGGGGGGACAGTGGGGAGAGGGTGGTGGCGTCTGGGTGGGGGACAGTGGGGACAGCGGGGGTGGCATCTGGGGGGACATTGGGGACAGGGGGGTGGCATCTGGGTGGGGGACAGTGGGGACAGCGGGGGTGGCATCTGGGGGGACAGTGGGGACAGGGGGGTGGCATCTGGGTGGGGGACAGTGGGGACAGCGGGGGTGGCATCTGGGGGGACAGTGGGGAGAGGGTGGTGGCGTCTGGGTGGGGGACAGTGGGGACAGCGGGGGTGGCATCTGGGGGGACATTGGGGACAGGGGGGTGGCATCTGGGTGGGGGACAGTGGGGACAGCGGGGTGGCATCTGGGGGGACATTGGGGACAGGGGGGGTGGCATCTGGGTGGGGGACAGTGGGGACAGCGGGGCGGCATCTGGGGGGACAGTGGGGACAGGGGGGTGGCACCTTGGGGGGACAGTGGGGACAGCGGGGGTGGCATCTGGGGGGACAGTGGGGAGAGGGTGGTGGCGTCTGGGTGGGGGACAGTGGGGACAGCGGGGGTGGCATCTGGGGGGACATTGGGGACAGGGGGGTGGCATCTGGGTGGGGGACAGTGGGGACAGCGGGGTGGCATCTGGGGGGACAGTGGGGACAGGGGGGTGGCACCTTGGGGGGACAGTGGGGACAGCGGGGGTGGCATCTGGGGGGACAGTGGGGAGAGGGTGGTGGCGTCTGGGTGGGGGACAGTGGGGACAGCGGGGTGGCATCTGGGGGGACATTGGGGACAGGGGGGTGGCACCTTGGGGGGAGAGTGGGGACAGCGGGGGTGGCACCTGGGGGGGATGGTGACAGTGGGGACAGCGTGGTAGCAGCTGGGGGGGACATTGGTGACAGGGGGTGGCACCTCAggggggcagtggggacagCGGGGTGGCACCTGGGGGGGACAGGTGGGACATGTTGGTAGCATCTGgtgggaaaagcaaagagaggGTGGTGGCACCTAGGACAGGGGACAGTGGGGCCAGGGTGGTGGCACTGAGGGGGACAGTGGGGACAGGGTGGTGGAACCTAGGATGGGGGACAGTGGGGACAGGGTGCCACCACATAAGTTCTTAGCGACCCCAGGTCCATCTGTGAACCCAAGCTGAGACTGTCCCCAAGGCTGGCCGTGACCTGGGGAcacccctgtccccacagccctggggacaAGGGTGTCCCCAAGGCTGTCACTGAGCTGCGCGGTGCCACAGGGGAAGAGCACGgaggaggggctgcagcaggtggaTGAGTTGGTGGCCCAGTATTGtcactgctgcctgtggtggctCCTGCCGTGGTTGCCCATCCTGCGCTTCTtccaccccagcaccctccGCCCCATCCTGATGGCCCCAGGTAGGACACAAGGGCCACCAACCCACCCTGAGCGTCCCCATGGTCACCCCAGGGCCAGCCCAGGGAGCACCCAAATACCCAATGGTGGCCACCAACCTGTCCTTGAGGGCCACCTCTGGGTGTCACCATGGCCAAATACCCAAGGGTGGCCACCAACCTGTCCTTGAGGGCCACCTCCAGGTGTCACCATGGCCACCCCAGTGGCCTGGTGGCACCCAAACTCCCATCCTGAGGTGGTTATGGGTGCAGACAGGGGGTCCCCTCTCCCTagcctcgcccccccccccccccccttgcctGCCCCTCAGGGGACCCGATGCCACCCTGGTGCCACCTGTCACCATCTCCTGCTCACCTCCCTCACAGCATCCGTCGCCCCCAAGGACCAGCTCTTCTACGGCTTCCTCAAGCCCTGGCTGGGTGAGTGGTGCCAGGGGAGGTGGGTGGGAcggggtgggggaggggcagcacccatgggtgccccccGATGGAGCCGGGTGACCTCCCCCAGGTGATGGGCTCCTGCTGAGCGCCGGGAAGAAGTGGGCTCAGCACCGGCGCCTGCTGGCACCCGCCTTCCACCGGGATGTCCTCAAACCTTACGTGGCCATCTTCAACCGGAGCACCCACGTCATGCACGTGAGCAcccatccccctgcccctcctcccccaTGCCCCAGCCCTCCTCCGGCacccatccccctccccccccaggcCAAGTGGCGGGCGGCAGCGGAGGCGGTGGGGGGCACAGTGGCactggaggtgctggagcagctcagcctCCTCACCCTGGACACCCTCCAGAAGTGCATCTTCAGCCATGAAAGCCACTGCCAGGAGTGAGTGTCACCGTcaccctgtgtccccccccagggacccccacaCTGTCCCCATCGCCCCTTACCAGGGTCACACACAAGGGACCCCCCCTGACCCTGGTGCTGTCCCTTGCTGGTGTCTCCTGCCCTGGTTGGGTCCCCCCTGGGCTTTGTACCCATCAAGTTGTACCCATCAAGGTCCCCATCACCCCAACattgtccccccaccccaactcTGTCCCTCCTAGGGTCACCCCATCTTCCCCCCATCAGGGTGTCCCCCCCTCGGGCTCTGAGTCCCCCCATGTGTCACCAAACATCCTCATGGGGAGGGGACCTTCCACCACCTCATGTCCCTGCTGAAGCTCACCACGGCCAGGGGGGTGGTGGCCCTCGGTGGCCCCTGGTGGCCACCCCCAGCGGTGCCCAGTGccccccaggcagcccagcGAGTACATCAAGGCCATCATGGAGCTGAGCACCTTGGTGGTGAGACGCCAGCGCCACCCGCTCCATCACCCAACGTGGCTCTACCACCTCTCGGCTGACGGGCGCCGCTTTGCCCGGGCCTGCGCCACCGTGCACAGCTTCACCGCTGCCGTGGTGCAGCGGCGGCGCCAGGCCCTCGAGCGCCTTGGCCACCAAGCCTGGCTGGAGAGCCACCAGGGACGGAGCATGGACTTCATTGACCTTCTCCTGCTTGCTAAGGTCATGCCGCAGCAAGATGGTGTGGCcatgggcagggctggccaTAGGGTGGTGGCAATAGTGGGATGGTGGTGGCCAAGCGGATGGTGATGGCCATGGGGAAGTTTGGTCATAGAGTGGTGGTCATCACAGGATGGTGGTGGCCAAGGGAAAGGTTGGCCATAGGGTGGTGGTCATCATGGGATGGTGGTGGCCATGGGAAAGTTTGGCCATAGGGTGGTGGCCATAGTGGGATGGTGGTGGCCATGGGAAAGGTTGGCCATAGGGTGGTGGTCATCATGGGATGGTGGTGGCCAAGGGAAAGGTTGGCCATAGGGTGGTGGCCATagtggggggggtggtggccAAGGGGTTGGTGGTGGCCATGGGGAGGGTTGGCCGTAGGGTGGTGGTTGTCATGGGATGGTGGTGGTCAAAGGAAAGGCTGGCCATAGGGAGGTGGCTACAGTAGGATGGTGGTGGCCAAGGGGATGGTGGTGGCCATGGGGAGGGTTGGCCATAGGGTGGTGGCTCCAGGGGACATCTTGACTGCCACGGTCCCCCTGGCAGGACGAGGACGGCAACCCCCTGTCGGATGAGGACATCTCGGCGGAGGCCAACACCTTCATGTTTGAGGGTGAGGAAGAGCCACCAGGTGCCATCGGAGGTGGGGGACAGGCATGTCCCCAGGCTCAGCCCTTGTCCCCTCAGGCCACGACACGACGGCCAGTGGCTTGGCGTGGCTGCTCTACAACCTGgcctgccaccccccaccaccagGAGCGGTGCCGCCAGGAGGTCCACGAGCTCCTCAAGGGCAGGGATGTGCAGGACATTGAATGGTGAGATGTCCCCAAGTGACGTCCCCTGACCAGCCAGCTTGGGGACCCCGGTGCCACCGTGTGTCCCCCCCTCCAGGGAGGACCTGTCCCACCTGCCCTTCACCACCATGTGCATCAAGGAGAGCCTCCGCCTGCACCCCCCTGTCACCGCCGTGTCGCGGTGCTGCACCAAGGATGTCACCCTGCACGATGGACGCATCATCCCCAAGGGTACAGCTCGCCCAGGGCATGGGGTGTCCCCAGTGTCCCCGTCCCTCCTTGTCCCCTGTCCCTAAGGTGGCTGTTTCTATCCCACCAGGGGTCATCTGCCTGATGAGCATCTACGGGACCCACCACAACCCCGACGTCTGGCCCGAGCCCCAGGTGGAGCCACCTGGTCCTGGTGGCACCAGGGATTGtcaccatgggcagggacaacTGTGTGACGATGTCTATGTCATCCCAGGTCTACAACCCATTGAGGTTCAGCCCGGAGAACAGCAAGGAACGGTCCCCGTTGGCCTTCATCCCCTTTTCCGCTGGTCCCAGGTAAGATGTGGTGGGAACGCAAGTGTCCCCATGTGTcacctcccccagcctgcttggCTTCGAGGTGGGGTGGTTGTCCCCAAGCCATGCCATCACGGGGACAACACCACCCCCCTGATTTGGGGAGGTTCCACCATCTGCTCCACCACCTTGATCATCACGGGGACAACACCGTCCCCCTGGTTTGGGGAGGTTCTACCATCTGCTCCACCACCttgatggggggtggggtggggtctGCTGTCCCCCCCTGGGGAGGTGACAGAGGGAACGTGGTGGCAGGAACTGCATCGGGCAGAGCTTCGCCATGGCCGAGCTGAAGGTGGTGGTGGCACTGACGGTGACACGCTTCGCTGTCCGGCTGGACACGGGGCGGCCACCGCGGCGCAAGACCGAGCTCATCCTCCGCGCCGAGGAcgggctctggctgctgctggagccactGCCAGGGGTGGCCTGAGGGACACGGGACAACCCGCATGATGGGTGGCCTGTCCCAATGAGGAGCGGTGAATAAATGGTGGCACCAAGGGGACGGTGTCGTGGTGGTGGGGGTGTTGGGGAGGATGGGTTGTCCTCCATCAGGTGTCACCTCCGTGCCACATGTGACCATCCTGGCATGGTGATGTCCTCCTGGGCCACATGTCACCACCCATGGTCGTGTCCCGTCATGCCACATGTCACTGTCCATGAATGTGTCTCCCCATGCCACATGTCACCATCCATGAACATGTTCTCCTGGGCCACATGTCACCAAGCATGGACGTGTCCGCCTGGACCACTTGTCACCACCCATGGTCATGTCCTCCTGGGCCACATGTCACCATCCATGGACATGCCTCCCCATGCCACATGTCACTGTCCATGAACTTGTCCCATCATACTACATGTCACTGTCCTGGCACGGAGATACATGTGACACGCCCCCCTCCAACCCCCCAGG
Protein-coding sequences here:
- the PGLYRP2 gene encoding N-acetylmuramoyl-L-alanine amidase; this encodes MSCTTIPWLLVLSLCAQHTAGLPPRHMDSVVEMVEALESTSRGFTGVVPELARALGACSTPGCRAVLGHPPTVPPAPPMLSREQWLLFTQLLHHDTTAPERGAVLAPDGSTVTLGPLLAGIEVGLRRALGWAVPTLEPPVDALYAVTITEALGTSFLLARDSGGHRPALGPAGCWDDVNDPQNYTLLGPPSPIPDAVANAAMDGVLLGAQLAQAPIPLADLLRGYYGTGNGTEKGLPPSSYRRRDFGALVAPKKLEEEVAAMLRVLQVLPPTRELLEDVEPEEVVAIARQAARDFTEVYVACPAIMPRCMWGARPYRGTPKPLTLPLGSVYIHHTFIPSTPCRTFTACARAMRAMQRFHQDTRGWDDIGYSFVVGSDGYLYQGRGWHWVGAHTKGYNTKGYGISYVGDFSTTLPDRDAIALVRDNLLPCAVRTGRLHPNYTLRGHRQMGHTNCPGNSLFHEIETWHGFK
- the LOC130143239 gene encoding LOW QUALITY PROTEIN: ultra-long-chain fatty acid omega-hydroxylase (The sequence of the model RefSeq protein was modified relative to this genomic sequence to represent the inferred CDS: deleted 1 base in 1 codon) — translated: MAVAWALCPLGVLAVITLLLALLLRWLWDVVVTVTRFGATCHQLRRFPRPPWQSWLLGHTGMGKSTEEGLQQVDELVAQYCHCCLWWLLPWLPILRFFHPSTLRPILMAPASVAPKDQLFYGFLKPWLGDGLLLSAGKKWAQHRRLLAPAFHRDVLKPYVAIFNRSTHVMHAKWRAAAEAVGGTVALEVLEQLSLLTLDTLQKCIFSHESHCQEQPSEYIKAIMELSTLVVRRQRHPLHHPTWLYHLSADGRRFARACATVHSFTAAVVQRRRQALERLGHQAWLESHQGRSMDFIDLLLLAKDEDGNPLSDEDISAEANTFMFEGHDTTASGLAWLLYNLACHPHHQERCRQEVHELLKGRDVQDIEWEDLSHLPFTTMCIKESLRLHPPVTAVSRCCTKDVTLHDGRIIPKGVICLMSIYGTHHNPDVWPEPQVYNPLRFSPENSKERSPLAFIPFSAGPRNCIGQSFAMAELKVVVALTVTRFAVRLDTGRPPRRKTELILRAEDGLWLLLEPLPGVA